In one Corallococcus silvisoli genomic region, the following are encoded:
- a CDS encoding alpha/beta hydrolase produces MSSRKYRIHGVRLLALALVVGAVGVGGFTAVRGLRIARGLVHPARLPVTRPSGPDALTDLEEVSFPAAGRQLRGWYRPSRDGTAVVLVHGFADNRTRLLFEARVLAGSGHGVLLFDLHGQGESEGDAIGWGDSEREDVRAALAFVRARPDVTPGRVGLFGFSLGGTTALLVAQEDPRVKAVAVAGAFPDLAGDMGSHYGLSTWAVLWGLRRAGIDVGAVRPVDGMCRLEGRPLLLINGGSDPDGPLKKDGSLYRAACEPRRQWVVPEAAHGEYAQKDPEGYARHLREFFDPAL; encoded by the coding sequence GTGTCCTCGAGGAAGTACCGCATCCATGGGGTCCGCCTGCTGGCGCTGGCGCTCGTCGTCGGCGCGGTGGGCGTGGGAGGGTTCACGGCGGTGCGGGGCCTGCGCATCGCGCGGGGACTGGTGCACCCGGCACGCCTCCCGGTGACACGGCCCTCCGGCCCGGACGCGCTGACGGACCTGGAGGAGGTGTCTTTCCCGGCGGCGGGGCGCCAGCTTCGCGGGTGGTACCGGCCGTCGCGCGACGGGACGGCGGTGGTGCTGGTGCACGGCTTCGCGGACAACCGCACGCGGCTGCTCTTCGAAGCGCGCGTGCTGGCGGGCTCGGGGCACGGGGTGCTGCTCTTCGACCTGCACGGCCAGGGAGAGAGCGAAGGCGACGCGATTGGCTGGGGAGACAGCGAGCGCGAGGACGTGCGCGCGGCGCTGGCCTTCGTGCGGGCCCGGCCGGACGTGACCCCTGGCCGGGTGGGCCTGTTCGGCTTCTCCCTGGGGGGCACCACGGCCCTGCTGGTGGCCCAGGAGGACCCGCGCGTGAAGGCGGTGGCGGTGGCGGGCGCGTTCCCGGACCTCGCGGGGGACATGGGCTCGCACTACGGCCTGAGCACCTGGGCGGTGCTGTGGGGGCTGCGCCGGGCGGGCATCGACGTGGGGGCGGTGCGGCCCGTGGACGGCATGTGCCGGCTGGAGGGGCGGCCGCTCCTGCTCATCAACGGGGGCAGCGACCCCGACGGCCCCCTGAAGAAGGACGGCAGCCTCTACCGCGCCGCCTGCGAGCCCCGGCGGCAGTGGGTGGTGCCGGAGGCGGCCCACGGGGAGTACGCCCAGAAGGACCCCGAGGGCTACGCCCGGCACCTGCGCGAGTTCTTCGACCCGGCGCTATGA
- a CDS encoding TIGR01777 family oxidoreductase — protein MKVVIPGGTGQVGALLARALVARGDDVVLLSRGGRGEARTVPWDGKTLGDWAKEVDGADAVINLAGRNVNCRYTEENLRQMMDSRVDSTRVVGEAIQRAARPPRVWLQMSTATLYAHRLDAPNDEATGLIGGDEPGVPAYWKRSIDIARAWERTLMEAATPQTRRVALRSAMVMSPDREGIFDVLLGLTRRGLGGTAGSGRQYVSWIHDQDFVRAVQLLLERDDLDGPVNLAAPNPLPQRELMSRLREAANVSVGLPATKWMLEVGAFFMRTDTELLLKSRRVVPGRLLDAGFSFEYPEWGAAVRNLVERWRGGGAVRS, from the coding sequence GTGAAGGTCGTGATTCCGGGTGGCACGGGGCAGGTGGGCGCGCTGCTGGCGAGGGCGCTCGTCGCGCGGGGGGATGACGTGGTCCTGCTCAGCCGGGGAGGCCGGGGTGAGGCGCGCACGGTGCCCTGGGATGGGAAGACGCTGGGAGACTGGGCGAAGGAGGTGGACGGCGCCGACGCGGTCATCAACCTGGCGGGGCGCAACGTGAACTGCCGCTACACGGAAGAGAACTTGCGCCAGATGATGGACTCGCGGGTGGACTCCACGCGGGTGGTGGGCGAGGCCATCCAGCGGGCCGCGCGCCCGCCGCGCGTCTGGCTGCAGATGAGCACCGCGACGCTGTACGCGCACCGGCTGGACGCGCCCAACGACGAGGCCACGGGGCTCATTGGTGGGGACGAGCCGGGCGTGCCGGCGTACTGGAAGCGCAGCATCGACATCGCGCGGGCCTGGGAGCGCACGTTGATGGAGGCGGCCACGCCCCAGACGCGCAGGGTGGCGCTGCGCTCGGCGATGGTGATGAGCCCGGACCGGGAGGGCATCTTCGACGTGCTGCTGGGGCTGACGCGCCGGGGGCTGGGCGGCACGGCGGGCAGCGGCAGGCAGTACGTGTCGTGGATCCACGACCAGGACTTCGTGCGCGCGGTGCAGCTGCTGCTGGAGCGGGACGACCTGGACGGGCCGGTGAACCTGGCGGCCCCGAATCCCCTGCCCCAGCGGGAGCTGATGTCGAGGCTGCGCGAGGCGGCGAACGTGAGCGTGGGCCTGCCCGCCACGAAGTGGATGCTGGAGGTGGGCGCGTTCTTCATGCGCACGGACACGGAGCTGCTCTTGAAGAGCCGCCGCGTGGTGCCCGGGCGCCTGCTGGACGCGGGCTTCTCCTTCGAGTACCCCGAATGGGGAGCCGCCGTGCGAAACCTCGTCGAGCGCTGGCGGGGCGGCGGGGCCGTCCGGAGCTGA
- a CDS encoding endonuclease I family protein, with the protein MIISSRPLSAPRTSTASSSASNSATRTPTGASSVSSFEARAPAKTKTPPTKTPPTKTPPAPQGPVETPTPEPTPSTGSDPRYDGLKDQALINALHDAVSKHKDLGYNQARKIIFTTLDNHDGIVKCVYTGKETKTNKIPSSNVMNTEHTWPQSKGATGAAKADLHHLFPTDSKANSVRGNYPFGTVKNVKWEENGAKFGTDEKGRTVFEPPDSHKGNVARALFYFSTVYNKHIPADDEAVLKQWNKLDKVDAAEVQRNDAIETYQQNRNPFVDDPTLADRIADF; encoded by the coding sequence ATGATCATCTCGTCCCGCCCGCTCTCCGCGCCCCGTACCTCGACGGCGTCCTCGTCGGCCTCCAACTCCGCGACTCGCACCCCGACGGGAGCCTCGTCGGTCTCCAGCTTCGAGGCGCGCGCCCCGGCGAAGACGAAGACGCCCCCGACGAAGACGCCTCCGACGAAGACGCCCCCCGCGCCTCAGGGGCCGGTGGAGACGCCGACGCCGGAGCCCACGCCGTCGACCGGCTCGGATCCGCGCTACGACGGGCTGAAGGACCAGGCGCTGATCAACGCGCTGCACGACGCGGTCTCCAAGCACAAGGACCTGGGCTACAACCAGGCGCGGAAGATCATCTTCACCACCCTGGACAACCACGACGGCATCGTGAAGTGCGTCTACACGGGCAAGGAAACGAAGACGAACAAGATTCCCAGCAGCAACGTGATGAACACCGAGCACACCTGGCCCCAGTCCAAGGGCGCCACGGGCGCGGCGAAGGCGGACCTGCACCACCTGTTCCCCACCGACAGCAAGGCGAACTCCGTCCGGGGCAACTACCCGTTCGGCACGGTGAAGAACGTGAAGTGGGAGGAGAACGGCGCCAAGTTCGGCACCGACGAGAAGGGCCGCACCGTCTTCGAGCCGCCGGATTCGCACAAGGGCAACGTGGCGCGGGCGCTGTTCTACTTCTCCACCGTCTACAACAAGCACATCCCGGCGGACGACGAGGCCGTGCTCAAGCAGTGGAACAAGCTGGACAAGGTCGACGCCGCGGAAGTGCAGCGCAACGACGCCATCGAGACCTACCAGCAGAACCGCAACCCCTTCGTGGACGATCCGACGCTGGCCGACCGCATCGCGGACTTCTAG
- a CDS encoding YwqG family protein, whose protein sequence is MSPPFAPLWALVPGLTGVPLLKVGGTPDAPGPLEWPACAMCGGPQRFLFQLPHVEGRLDLAPYASVHVFQCENPDTVCFRWDPEEGANAAVPVTAGAPSVSAPPAPVKPYAEWTLGFEPATEDTEALSVDVNEATDEQLAELDRAQAEAPESKVGGVPGWLNGEATPECCDAPMRFVAQLSAMPYGLDFGDNGRGYLFRCTREDCARPFRFLTQGA, encoded by the coding sequence ATGTCCCCACCGTTCGCGCCCTTGTGGGCGCTCGTTCCTGGCCTCACCGGCGTGCCCCTCTTGAAGGTGGGGGGGACGCCTGACGCGCCGGGGCCCCTGGAGTGGCCGGCCTGCGCGATGTGCGGCGGGCCGCAGCGCTTCCTCTTCCAGCTCCCGCACGTGGAGGGGCGGCTGGACCTGGCGCCGTACGCGTCGGTCCACGTCTTCCAGTGCGAGAACCCCGACACCGTCTGCTTCCGCTGGGACCCCGAGGAGGGCGCCAACGCCGCGGTGCCGGTGACGGCCGGGGCGCCTTCCGTGAGCGCGCCCCCGGCGCCGGTGAAGCCGTACGCGGAGTGGACGCTCGGCTTCGAGCCCGCCACCGAGGACACCGAGGCCCTGTCGGTGGACGTCAACGAGGCCACCGACGAACAGCTGGCCGAACTGGACCGCGCGCAGGCGGAGGCCCCGGAGAGCAAGGTGGGCGGCGTGCCCGGCTGGCTCAACGGCGAGGCGACCCCCGAGTGCTGTGACGCCCCCATGCGCTTCGTCGCGCAGCTCTCCGCGATGCCGTATGGCCTGGACTTCGGGGACAACGGCCGGGGCTATCTCTTCCGGTGCACCCGGGAGGACTGCGCGCGCCCCTTCCGCTTCCTGACCCAGGGGGCCTGA
- a CDS encoding SHOCT-like domain-containing protein, translating into MMDPEVTPSSDPSAPPRDGAQRHAIPWGQHAELELHATAAALVVSPLPEGEKPYLVTHGRVEARIHEHGRLTKVELVPREAGFLSMFWRQDGHAELFVPANVRAKLQLDAGAVRVSGLKDCQLELSTDAGTANLRDVHGKLRLRTGAGRILGERMGGTLDIEAHAGVVKVDVDALDEGEHRIRTQVGAVELRLVPGLDVHITARTQLGSEQTRYPSNPRAATTLVLETELGSVRVRESGRSRQDEAESWEEDSLRWQRQAERWQRRAERHANRWAHAWANSWGAPPWANPGGRPQPPMPPQPPAPPRGIPDDEMRRVLDLVEAGKLSAEDAQKLLKAMQR; encoded by the coding sequence ATGATGGACCCTGAAGTCACGCCGTCCTCCGACCCTTCCGCCCCTCCGCGAGACGGCGCCCAGCGCCACGCGATCCCCTGGGGACAGCACGCGGAGCTGGAGCTGCACGCCACGGCCGCGGCGCTCGTCGTGTCGCCGCTGCCGGAGGGAGAGAAGCCCTACCTGGTCACGCACGGGCGGGTGGAGGCGCGCATCCACGAGCACGGCCGGTTGACCAAGGTGGAGCTGGTGCCGCGCGAGGCGGGCTTCCTGTCCATGTTCTGGCGTCAGGACGGCCACGCGGAGCTGTTCGTGCCGGCCAACGTCCGCGCGAAGCTCCAGTTGGACGCGGGAGCGGTGCGGGTCTCCGGCCTGAAGGACTGCCAGTTGGAGCTGTCCACCGACGCAGGCACGGCGAACCTGCGCGACGTCCACGGGAAGCTCCGCCTGCGCACGGGCGCGGGCCGCATCCTCGGTGAGCGCATGGGCGGCACGCTCGACATCGAGGCCCATGCGGGCGTGGTGAAGGTGGACGTGGACGCGCTGGACGAGGGCGAGCACCGCATCCGGACGCAGGTGGGCGCGGTGGAGCTGCGGCTGGTGCCGGGGCTGGACGTGCACATCACGGCCCGCACGCAGCTGGGCTCGGAGCAGACGCGCTACCCCTCCAACCCGCGCGCGGCCACCACGCTGGTGCTGGAGACGGAGCTGGGCTCGGTGCGCGTCCGCGAGTCGGGACGCTCGCGCCAGGACGAGGCGGAGTCGTGGGAGGAGGACTCGCTGCGCTGGCAGCGGCAGGCGGAGCGCTGGCAGCGCCGCGCCGAGCGCCACGCGAACCGGTGGGCGCACGCGTGGGCGAACTCGTGGGGCGCTCCGCCCTGGGCGAACCCCGGCGGCCGGCCCCAGCCGCCCATGCCGCCCCAGCCCCCCGCGCCGCCCCGAGGCATCCCCGACGACGAGATGCGCCGCGTGCTGGACCTGGTGGAAGCCGGGAAGCTCAGCGCCGAGGATGCCCAGAAGCTGCTGAAGGCGATGCAGCGATGA
- a CDS encoding DUF2089 domain-containing protein — translation MTTSKPTWPVPTRCPVCGGGTVIERVRCDGCACAVEGRFTTGWVQQLSPEQLAFVRVFMGCRGKIKDVEQALGLSYPTVVARLDDVVEALGHAPGGPPPPAPPPPPPPARERGSSRRAQILDDLAAGLIDADEAAQRLKKTRE, via the coding sequence ATGACGACTTCCAAGCCCACCTGGCCCGTACCGACCCGCTGTCCCGTTTGTGGAGGAGGCACCGTCATCGAACGGGTGCGCTGCGACGGGTGCGCCTGCGCGGTGGAGGGGCGCTTCACGACGGGCTGGGTGCAGCAGCTGTCGCCCGAGCAGCTCGCGTTCGTGCGGGTGTTCATGGGCTGCCGGGGGAAGATCAAGGACGTGGAGCAGGCGCTGGGCCTCTCCTATCCGACGGTGGTGGCGCGGCTGGACGACGTGGTGGAGGCCCTGGGACACGCGCCCGGCGGGCCGCCGCCTCCGGCTCCGCCGCCCCCGCCGCCTCCGGCCCGCGAGCGGGGTTCCTCGCGCCGGGCGCAGATTCTCGATGACCTCGCGGCCGGGCTCATCGACGCGGACGAGGCCGCCCAACGTCTCAAGAAGACACGGGAGTAA
- a CDS encoding YqjF family protein, which yields MRPFLTATWRYLLMLNYEVDPAVLRPLVPRGTELDTWQGHTFASMVGFRFLDTRVRGFAVPLHRDFDEVNLRFYVRRLGPDGWRRGVVFVREVVPRLAIATVARVLYNEPYVAHPMRHTVAMDGADTGAPGHVEYAWKAHGRWHQLSARTLGAPAQSEPGSQEEFITEHYWGYTAQRDGGCAEYRVEHPRWSVWQATDTAFDCDVARFYGPTFAGVLQGTPSSAFVATGSEVSVLPGNEFSPLPSP from the coding sequence ATGCGCCCCTTCCTGACGGCGACGTGGCGGTACCTCCTGATGCTCAACTACGAGGTGGATCCGGCGGTGCTCCGGCCCCTCGTGCCCCGGGGCACCGAGCTCGACACGTGGCAGGGCCACACGTTCGCGAGCATGGTCGGCTTCCGCTTCCTCGACACGCGCGTGCGAGGGTTCGCGGTGCCGCTCCACCGGGACTTCGATGAAGTGAACCTGCGCTTCTACGTGCGCCGACTGGGCCCCGACGGTTGGCGGCGGGGCGTCGTGTTCGTGCGGGAGGTCGTCCCCCGGCTCGCCATCGCCACCGTGGCGCGCGTCCTCTACAACGAGCCCTACGTCGCGCACCCCATGCGCCACACCGTGGCCATGGACGGCGCGGACACGGGCGCCCCCGGCCACGTCGAGTACGCCTGGAAGGCCCACGGCCGCTGGCACCAGCTGTCCGCCCGGACGCTCGGCGCTCCGGCCCAGAGCGAGCCCGGCTCCCAGGAGGAGTTCATCACCGAGCACTACTGGGGCTACACCGCCCAGCGCGATGGCGGCTGCGCCGAGTACCGCGTGGAGCACCCGCGCTGGAGCGTCTGGCAGGCCACGGACACCGCCTTCGACTGCGACGTGGCCCGCTTCTACGGCCCCACGTTCGCCGGAGTCCTCCAGGGCACGCCCTCGTCCGCCTTCGTGGCCACCGGCTCGGAAGTGTCCGTTCTTCCTGGGAATGAATTCTCGCCCTTGCCAAGCCCGTAG
- a CDS encoding acyltransferase family protein → MNATEPRHLAGLDLLRCLAIVTVMLFHYPRPEGHETYRMIANFGWTGVELFFVLSGFLIGSQLLEQVARGETPSLRRFYLRRSLRILPPFLIVLGLYLFVPAWSERPVETAAWRFLTFTQNFGLRINGFSHAWSLCVEEHFYLVLPLTVLALRGRIRAPHLIAGAVALLLAGMLLRGGLWLRYFGALGPDDAGWRDYDMLLYYPTYARLDGLTCGVLIAALRAFRPQAWERWTRGRAALGLGLAGLACLGGVTYLNEEHFRYLPYAVLAFPLAALGYAALLMPMAGPAVSRVCARIPGVRTFAVLSFTVYLTHKAMQHGVRVWLEPHGMDAFHPVTLVGGVVAVLLASLALHQGVEKPALKWRERLERRLVREPRPLRSATS, encoded by the coding sequence CTGAACGCCACCGAACCGCGCCACCTCGCCGGCCTGGACCTGCTCCGGTGCCTGGCCATCGTCACCGTCATGCTCTTCCACTACCCGCGTCCGGAGGGTCACGAGACCTACCGGATGATCGCCAACTTCGGTTGGACGGGCGTGGAGCTCTTCTTCGTGCTCAGCGGCTTCCTCATCGGCTCGCAGCTCCTGGAGCAGGTGGCGCGAGGCGAGACCCCGTCGCTGCGGCGCTTCTACCTGCGGCGGTCGCTGCGCATCCTGCCGCCCTTCCTCATCGTCCTGGGCCTGTACCTGTTCGTCCCGGCCTGGAGCGAGCGCCCCGTCGAAACCGCCGCGTGGCGCTTCCTCACCTTCACGCAGAACTTCGGCCTGCGCATCAATGGCTTCTCCCACGCGTGGTCGCTGTGCGTGGAGGAGCACTTCTACCTGGTGCTGCCGCTCACCGTGCTCGCGCTGCGCGGGCGCATCCGGGCGCCGCACCTCATCGCGGGCGCGGTGGCCCTGCTGCTGGCCGGCATGCTGCTGCGGGGCGGCCTGTGGCTGCGCTACTTCGGCGCCCTGGGTCCGGACGACGCGGGCTGGCGCGACTACGACATGCTCCTGTACTACCCGACGTACGCGCGGCTCGATGGGTTGACGTGCGGCGTGCTGATCGCGGCCCTGCGCGCCTTCCGGCCCCAGGCGTGGGAGCGCTGGACGCGAGGCCGCGCCGCGCTGGGGTTGGGGCTCGCCGGGCTCGCGTGCCTGGGCGGGGTGACGTACCTCAACGAAGAGCACTTCCGGTACCTGCCCTACGCCGTGCTGGCGTTCCCCCTGGCCGCGCTCGGCTACGCGGCCCTGCTGATGCCCATGGCGGGCCCGGCGGTCTCCCGCGTCTGCGCCCGCATCCCGGGCGTGCGGACCTTCGCGGTCCTGAGCTTCACCGTCTACCTCACGCACAAGGCCATGCAGCACGGGGTGCGCGTCTGGCTGGAGCCCCACGGCATGGACGCGTTCCATCCCGTCACGTTGGTGGGGGGCGTCGTGGCGGTGCTGCTCGCCTCGCTCGCGCTGCACCAGGGGGTGGAGAAGCCCGCGCTGAAGTGGCGCGAGCGGCTGGAGCGGCGGCTCGTGCGCGAACCGCGGCCGCTGCGGTCCGCCACCTCCTGA
- a CDS encoding fatty acyl-AMP ligase — MPTTTMPHTLIDLLEAPGGPGPEPRLYTFLEEDDTEVTLTRGELATRARRIATALQGLAPQGERAVLLYPPGVDYLTGFFGCVCSGLVAVPAYPPVPSRLERTLPRLRALIADSGATVVLTTSTLLSMAEFLFTDAPELRELKWLATDALEPGDASAWRRPDVTADSLAFLQYTSGSTGTPRGVMLSHGNLLHNLDAIRRAFQTRDDSVGVIWLPPYHDMGLIGGVLVPLAQRFHTALMSPLAFLKRPRAWLEALTRFGGTISGGPNFAFDLCVRRIPPDERQGLDLSRWEVAFCGAEPIRPDTLARFTEAFGPCGFRREAFYPCYGLAEGTLIVSGGAKEAAPRLRDVDVAALEAGQARAPEQRPRTLVGSGVTLADQSLCIVEPDTGRVLPPGEVGEVWVKGPSVARGYWRREEESVRVFGARTATGDGPFLRTGDLGFLDAGELYVTGRSKDLIIVRGRNLYPQDLEIVVEESHPALRPGCGVAFGVELESQEQLVVVQEVDPSRWDGLAAPVLSAIRGRLAATHDVRPHAVVLIEPGSLPKTSSGKVQRQATREAFLSGGLREIHA, encoded by the coding sequence ATGCCCACCACGACCATGCCCCACACACTCATCGACCTGCTCGAAGCCCCTGGCGGCCCGGGGCCGGAACCGCGCCTCTACACCTTCCTGGAGGAGGACGACACGGAGGTGACGCTCACGCGCGGGGAGCTGGCCACCCGCGCCCGGCGCATCGCCACCGCGCTCCAGGGGCTCGCCCCCCAGGGCGAGCGCGCGGTCCTGCTCTATCCGCCCGGCGTGGACTACCTGACCGGCTTCTTCGGCTGCGTCTGCTCGGGGCTGGTGGCGGTGCCGGCCTATCCGCCCGTGCCGTCGCGGCTGGAGCGCACCCTGCCCCGCCTGCGAGCGCTCATCGCGGATTCGGGGGCCACGGTGGTGCTCACCACGTCCACCCTCCTGTCGATGGCGGAGTTCCTCTTCACGGACGCCCCCGAGCTGCGCGAGCTGAAGTGGCTGGCGACGGACGCGCTGGAGCCAGGGGATGCGTCCGCGTGGAGGCGGCCGGACGTGACGGCGGACTCCCTGGCCTTCCTCCAGTACACGTCCGGCAGCACCGGCACGCCTCGGGGCGTGATGCTCAGCCACGGCAACCTGCTGCACAACCTGGACGCCATCCGCCGCGCCTTCCAGACGCGCGACGACAGCGTGGGCGTCATCTGGCTCCCGCCGTACCACGACATGGGGCTCATCGGAGGCGTGCTGGTGCCCCTGGCCCAGCGGTTCCACACGGCCTTGATGTCACCGCTGGCGTTCCTCAAGCGGCCCCGCGCCTGGTTGGAGGCGTTGACCCGCTTTGGCGGCACCATCAGCGGCGGCCCCAACTTCGCGTTCGACCTGTGCGTGCGGAGGATTCCGCCGGATGAACGGCAGGGCCTGGACCTGAGCCGCTGGGAGGTGGCGTTCTGCGGCGCGGAGCCCATCCGCCCGGACACGCTGGCGCGGTTCACGGAGGCCTTCGGGCCGTGCGGCTTCCGGCGCGAGGCGTTCTACCCGTGCTACGGCCTGGCGGAAGGCACGCTCATCGTGTCCGGCGGCGCGAAGGAGGCGGCCCCTCGCTTGCGCGACGTGGATGTCGCCGCCCTGGAGGCGGGCCAGGCCCGAGCCCCCGAGCAGCGGCCCCGGACGCTGGTGGGCTCCGGCGTGACGCTGGCGGATCAATCCCTGTGCATCGTGGAGCCGGACACCGGCCGCGTGCTGCCACCGGGCGAGGTGGGCGAGGTCTGGGTGAAGGGGCCCAGCGTGGCGCGGGGCTACTGGCGGCGGGAGGAGGAGTCCGTGCGGGTGTTCGGCGCGAGGACCGCCACGGGGGACGGGCCCTTCCTGAGGACCGGGGACCTGGGCTTCCTGGACGCCGGGGAGCTGTACGTCACGGGACGGTCGAAGGATTTGATCATCGTGCGGGGCCGGAACCTGTACCCACAGGACCTGGAGATCGTGGTGGAGGAGAGCCACCCCGCGCTGCGCCCCGGCTGCGGCGTGGCCTTCGGCGTGGAGCTGGAGAGCCAGGAGCAGCTCGTCGTGGTGCAGGAGGTGGACCCCAGCAGGTGGGACGGCCTGGCGGCGCCGGTGCTGAGCGCCATCCGGGGGAGGCTCGCGGCGACGCATGATGTGCGGCCCCACGCGGTGGTGCTCATCGAACCGGGGAGCCTGCCCAAGACCTCCAGCGGAAAGGTCCAACGACAGGCCACGCGCGAGGCGTTCCTCTCCGGTGGGCTTCGTGAAATCCACGCCTAG
- a CDS encoding outer membrane beta-barrel protein: protein MRRGIAWGLCLAGLAGGAAKAQDPPPDAPTRVGWVDWRGPYFLLGLGVEGYTGKLAPNLEAGPSYGVVVGYRVNDYLGMELGYSGGVAGMSVSENPSFVTPDIVRNGGQAAVTVNLTPTRLQPYVLGGIGLERYSVREGNFYQFIDDTGGYAPVGAGVRFKINPTLTAEVRGTYSFLFGQDFAPARNLGAGDGRYTGLLMIGGSY, encoded by the coding sequence ATGAGGCGAGGCATTGCATGGGGACTCTGCCTGGCGGGGTTGGCGGGTGGAGCCGCGAAGGCCCAGGATCCACCACCGGACGCCCCCACCCGGGTGGGCTGGGTGGATTGGAGGGGGCCGTACTTCCTCCTGGGCCTGGGCGTGGAGGGCTACACGGGGAAGCTCGCGCCCAACCTGGAGGCCGGGCCGTCCTACGGCGTCGTCGTCGGCTACCGCGTCAATGACTACCTGGGCATGGAGCTGGGCTACAGCGGCGGTGTCGCCGGGATGTCCGTCTCCGAGAACCCCTCGTTCGTCACGCCGGACATCGTGCGCAACGGCGGGCAGGCGGCGGTCACCGTGAACCTCACGCCCACGCGGCTGCAGCCCTACGTGCTGGGAGGCATCGGGCTCGAGCGCTACTCGGTCCGCGAGGGGAACTTCTACCAGTTCATCGACGACACCGGAGGCTACGCGCCGGTGGGAGCGGGCGTGCGCTTCAAGATCAACCCCACGCTCACGGCCGAGGTGCGCGGCACGTACAGCTTCCTCTTCGGCCAGGACTTCGCGCCCGCGCGGAACCTGGGCGCGGGCGACGGCCGCTACACGGGCCTGCTGATGATTGGCGGCAGCTACTGA
- a CDS encoding amidohydrolase — protein MNDAHPQPPVERGPSGLKARARRVLAHLDAVLPDVDSLYGDLHEHPELSGHEARTAAALAKRLEAAGYTVSRDIGGHGVVGLLRNGDGPTVLLRGDMDALPVEERTGLPYASHVRTKDGEPVMHACGHDVHTACLAGTAALLARSRDAWRGTVMVVGQPAEETLQGARAMMDAGLYARFGTPDAVLGQHTAPLPVGAFMHREGVAMMGSASVRIRLFGRGAHGAQPELSVDPVVLGASVVLRLQTIVSREVPPLEPAVVTVGHFQAGSRANVIPDEALLEVTVRTADDAVQARVLAAIERIVKGEAAAAGAPKPPQVEVMASTPVNRNDPALLRRVRAAHAEWFGRDALVPGVLATASEDFPRFAQGPEHPVPTAYWFVGVTPPHAWSAAPGTTPQQKVTHLPGPHSPFYAPDRAGSLRKGCESLTVAALSCLHGGEAPRDH, from the coding sequence ATGAATGATGCCCATCCCCAGCCTCCCGTGGAGCGGGGGCCTTCGGGGCTCAAGGCCCGCGCCCGCCGCGTCCTCGCGCACCTGGACGCGGTGCTGCCAGACGTGGACTCGCTCTATGGCGACCTGCACGAACACCCGGAGCTGTCCGGCCACGAAGCGCGCACGGCGGCGGCGCTGGCGAAGCGCCTGGAGGCCGCCGGCTACACGGTGAGCCGGGACATCGGCGGCCACGGCGTGGTGGGGCTGCTGCGCAACGGGGACGGCCCCACGGTGCTGCTGCGCGGGGACATGGACGCGCTCCCCGTGGAGGAGCGGACGGGGCTGCCGTACGCGAGCCACGTGCGCACGAAGGACGGCGAGCCGGTGATGCACGCGTGCGGCCACGACGTCCACACCGCGTGCCTCGCGGGCACGGCGGCGCTGCTGGCGCGGTCGCGCGACGCGTGGCGTGGCACGGTGATGGTGGTGGGGCAGCCCGCGGAGGAGACCCTCCAGGGCGCCAGGGCGATGATGGACGCCGGCCTCTACGCGCGCTTCGGCACGCCGGACGCCGTGCTCGGCCAGCACACGGCGCCGTTGCCGGTGGGGGCCTTCATGCACCGCGAGGGCGTGGCGATGATGGGCTCGGCCAGCGTGCGCATCCGCCTCTTCGGCCGGGGCGCGCACGGGGCGCAGCCGGAGCTGTCGGTGGACCCCGTGGTGCTGGGGGCCAGCGTGGTGCTGCGGCTTCAGACCATCGTGTCGCGCGAGGTGCCGCCGCTGGAACCGGCGGTGGTGACGGTGGGCCACTTCCAGGCGGGCTCTCGTGCCAACGTGATTCCGGACGAAGCCCTGCTGGAGGTGACGGTGCGCACGGCGGACGACGCGGTGCAGGCCCGTGTCCTGGCCGCCATCGAGCGCATCGTGAAGGGCGAGGCCGCGGCGGCGGGCGCCCCGAAGCCTCCCCAGGTGGAGGTGATGGCGAGCACGCCGGTGAACCGCAACGACCCGGCGCTGCTCCGGCGCGTCCGGGCCGCGCACGCGGAGTGGTTCGGGCGCGACGCGCTGGTGCCGGGCGTGCTCGCCACCGCGAGCGAGGACTTCCCCCGGTTCGCCCAGGGGCCGGAGCACCCGGTGCCCACGGCGTACTGGTTCGTGGGCGTCACGCCGCCGCACGCCTGGAGCGCGGCGCCCGGGACGACGCCGCAGCAGAAGGTGACGCACCTGCCGGGGCCGCACTCGCCCTTCTACGCACCGGATCGCGCGGGCTCGCTGCGCAAGGGCTGCGAGTCGCTCACGGTCGCGGCGTTGAGCTGTCTGCACGGCGGCGAGGCACCCCGCGACCACTGA